The Phytohabitans houttuyneae genome has a segment encoding these proteins:
- a CDS encoding sulfite oxidase-like oxidoreductase: MGIVTPGFRGRPRSSGPELPPGQYLTEDFPVLSAGPTPRVPMDRWEFVITTETSREHRWTWDDLMALPSETPTVDIHCVTKWSKLGTTWQGVSLDTLMSDVDTAADYAFVHSYGGYTTNLPLADLLDGQAWVAFKFDGEDLHPEHGGPARLLVPHLYFWKSAKWVRGIQLRFDDEPGFWETAGYHDYGDPWREQRYQGD; the protein is encoded by the coding sequence GTGGGAATCGTCACGCCCGGCTTTCGCGGCCGGCCGCGTTCATCCGGGCCCGAGCTGCCGCCCGGGCAATACCTGACAGAGGACTTTCCGGTGCTCTCCGCCGGCCCGACGCCACGGGTGCCGATGGACCGCTGGGAGTTCGTGATCACTACCGAGACGTCCCGGGAGCACCGCTGGACCTGGGACGACCTCATGGCCCTGCCCAGCGAGACGCCGACCGTCGACATCCACTGCGTGACCAAGTGGTCCAAGCTCGGCACCACCTGGCAGGGTGTCTCCCTCGACACCCTGATGTCCGATGTGGACACCGCCGCCGACTACGCGTTCGTCCACTCGTACGGCGGCTACACCACCAACCTCCCGCTCGCCGACCTGCTCGACGGGCAGGCGTGGGTGGCGTTCAAGTTCGACGGCGAAGACCTGCACCCCGAGCACGGCGGCCCGGCCCGGCTGCTCGTCCCCCACCTGTACTTCTGGAAGTCGGCCAAGTGGGTGCGCGGCATCCAGCTGCGCTTCGACGACGAGCCCGGGTTCTGGGAGACGGCCGGCTACCACGACTACGGTGACCCGTGGCGCGAGCAGCGGTACCAGGGCGACTGA
- a CDS encoding S1C family serine protease, protein MTAMLGYDDPGGQYHAPGPRYEPWPGPRTYPRHRADLPPGTVWDEPPPERSRRRGPGRFLLAGLLIAVFSAASGGAAGWYASLWANVQQTPRLAADAAVPEALVGAAEEALPGVVSIEVVGDEEASSGSGFVIDDQGHIVTNNHVVASGGRITVVGQDGEERTARLVGRVARTDIAVLRVAEGAEAFRPLTLGRSTDLKVGEPVLAVGSPLGLSGSVTAGIVSAVDRQVRMGNAGRQSAVQTDASINPGNSGGPLVNARGQVVGVNTAIATIDGNGNIGIGFAIPIERAAQTAQEIIAAA, encoded by the coding sequence ATGACGGCGATGCTGGGCTACGACGACCCGGGCGGTCAGTACCATGCGCCCGGCCCGCGATACGAGCCCTGGCCGGGGCCGCGCACCTACCCCCGGCACCGCGCCGACCTGCCCCCGGGCACTGTCTGGGACGAGCCCCCGCCGGAACGGTCCCGCCGGCGGGGGCCTGGCCGGTTCCTGCTCGCCGGCCTGCTCATCGCCGTCTTCTCGGCGGCCTCGGGCGGCGCCGCCGGGTGGTACGCGTCGCTGTGGGCCAACGTCCAGCAGACGCCGCGCCTCGCCGCGGACGCCGCCGTGCCGGAGGCGCTGGTCGGCGCCGCCGAGGAGGCGCTGCCCGGGGTGGTGTCGATCGAGGTGGTCGGCGACGAGGAGGCATCGTCGGGCTCCGGCTTCGTCATCGACGACCAGGGGCACATCGTCACCAACAACCACGTCGTGGCCTCCGGCGGCCGGATCACCGTGGTCGGCCAGGACGGCGAGGAGCGCACCGCGCGGCTGGTCGGCCGGGTCGCCCGCACCGACATCGCCGTGCTGCGGGTGGCCGAGGGCGCGGAGGCGTTCCGCCCCCTCACTCTGGGCCGCAGCACGGACCTCAAGGTGGGCGAGCCGGTGCTCGCGGTCGGTTCGCCGCTGGGCCTGTCCGGCAGCGTCACGGCCGGCATCGTGAGCGCCGTCGACCGGCAGGTGCGGATGGGCAACGCGGGGCGCCAGTCGGCCGTGCAGACCGACGCCTCGATCAACCCGGGCAACTCCGGCGGCCCCCTGGTCAACGCCCGGGGTCAGGTCGTCGGGGTGAACACGGCGATCGCCACCATCGACGGCAACGGCAACATCGGCATCGGGTTCGCCATCCCGATCGAGCGGGCCGCGCAAACGGCCCAAGAGATCATCGCGGCCGCGTAG